The following coding sequences lie in one Myxococcus xanthus genomic window:
- a CDS encoding SGNH/GDSL hydrolase family protein, which yields MSVNYVALGDSTAVGVGAARGGGYPERLASRLRAVGLPVGLTNLGQSGARIRDVFTGQVKRAVAVQPTLVTLGIGTNDLWRGTPVEDFQDDLDRIARRLKQTGAPLVVVNLADLALAPVARLVPAALYEGRIEPFNAAIAEVARVHGMHHVDLFTASKDMIPRGPHFFSDDGFHPSADGYEEWADLLLPTVQTLVSR from the coding sequence ATGAGCGTCAACTACGTCGCGCTGGGAGACAGCACGGCCGTGGGCGTGGGGGCGGCGCGAGGAGGGGGCTATCCCGAGCGCCTCGCCTCCCGGCTGCGCGCTGTCGGCCTGCCCGTGGGCCTCACCAACCTGGGGCAGAGCGGCGCGCGCATCCGTGACGTCTTCACGGGGCAGGTGAAGCGCGCCGTGGCCGTGCAGCCCACGCTGGTGACGCTGGGCATCGGGACGAATGACCTCTGGCGCGGCACGCCTGTGGAGGACTTCCAGGACGATCTGGACCGCATCGCGCGAAGGTTGAAGCAGACCGGAGCGCCGCTGGTGGTGGTGAACCTCGCGGACCTGGCGCTGGCCCCGGTGGCGCGGCTGGTGCCCGCGGCGCTGTACGAAGGGCGCATCGAGCCCTTCAACGCCGCCATCGCGGAGGTGGCCCGGGTGCACGGCATGCACCACGTGGACCTCTTCACGGCAAGCAAGGACATGATTCCCAGGGGTCCGCACTTCTTCTCGGACGACGGCTTCCATCCGTCGGCCGATGGCTATGAGGAGTGGGCGGACCTGCTGCTGCCCACGGTGCAGACGCTCGTGAGCCGCTGA
- a CDS encoding trypsin-like peptidase domain-containing protein: protein MNRSTVSFRKALVAALLVALPPAGAVAQAPKSPPAATQPGAGNVLQPATREAQTLPSLAPLVESVKSAVVNVDVQARGGGMPRGMEDNPLFERFFGGGREGGSQRREPLRQGAGSGFIIDPKGVVLTNNHVVEDAISITIRLDDGRSFSGEVVGRDPLTDVALVRLKEKVENLPTVKLGDSDALRVGDWVVAIGNPFGLASSVSLGIVSARAREIGASQYDEFLQTDAAINPGNSGGPLFNMKGEVVGINTAIVGGGSGIGFAVPSNLIGSLLPQLEKEGSVTRAWLGVGIQDLTRDLASALNLPVNQGAILTQVMPSSPAAKAGLKQDDVVIAIDGRTVTSSGELTRTVALKRPGSTSTLTLFRDGKKQDVKVALGTRPDLEGVASAKQRPEDQQESSRRVGVSLQNLDARTAQQAGFTDSSGALITDVVPGSPADRAQLEPGMVVIEANRKKVENADALARIIKGAASGSTLLLRVTAPGGARNLRALRVP from the coding sequence ATGAACCGTTCGACCGTCTCGTTCCGGAAGGCGCTCGTCGCCGCGCTCCTGGTCGCGTTGCCCCCCGCTGGTGCTGTCGCCCAGGCGCCGAAGTCGCCGCCCGCGGCCACCCAGCCAGGCGCCGGCAACGTTCTCCAGCCCGCGACGCGGGAGGCCCAGACGCTTCCGTCGCTGGCGCCGCTGGTGGAGTCGGTGAAGTCGGCGGTGGTCAACGTGGACGTGCAGGCCCGAGGGGGCGGCATGCCGCGTGGGATGGAGGACAACCCGCTCTTCGAGCGCTTCTTCGGTGGAGGCCGCGAGGGCGGCAGTCAGCGCCGCGAGCCGCTGCGACAGGGGGCAGGGTCCGGCTTCATCATCGACCCGAAGGGCGTCGTCCTCACCAACAACCACGTGGTGGAGGATGCCATCAGCATCACCATCCGCCTGGATGACGGACGCAGCTTCAGTGGCGAAGTGGTGGGGCGGGATCCGCTCACCGACGTGGCGCTCGTGCGGCTCAAGGAGAAGGTGGAGAACCTGCCCACCGTGAAGCTGGGCGACTCGGACGCGCTGCGTGTGGGTGACTGGGTGGTGGCCATCGGCAACCCCTTCGGTCTGGCCTCCAGCGTCAGCCTGGGCATCGTCTCCGCGCGGGCGCGCGAGATTGGCGCCAGCCAGTACGACGAGTTCCTCCAGACGGACGCGGCCATCAACCCGGGCAACTCGGGCGGCCCGCTCTTCAACATGAAGGGCGAAGTGGTGGGCATCAACACCGCCATCGTCGGCGGTGGCTCCGGCATCGGCTTCGCGGTGCCCAGCAATCTCATCGGCTCGCTGCTGCCGCAGCTGGAGAAGGAAGGCTCCGTCACGCGCGCATGGTTGGGCGTGGGCATCCAGGATTTGACGCGGGACCTGGCCAGCGCGCTCAATCTCCCCGTGAATCAGGGCGCCATCCTCACGCAGGTGATGCCGTCTTCTCCCGCGGCGAAGGCGGGCCTGAAGCAGGACGACGTCGTCATCGCCATCGACGGGCGGACCGTCACCTCCAGCGGCGAGCTGACGCGCACCGTGGCGCTCAAGCGTCCCGGAAGTACATCCACGCTGACGCTCTTCCGCGACGGCAAGAAGCAAGACGTGAAGGTGGCGCTGGGCACGCGCCCGGACCTGGAGGGAGTGGCCTCGGCGAAGCAGCGGCCGGAGGACCAGCAAGAAAGCTCCCGGCGCGTGGGCGTCAGCCTCCAGAACCTGGATGCGCGCACCGCACAGCAGGCCGGCTTCACGGACAGCAGCGGCGCGCTCATCACCGACGTGGTGCCCGGCTCGCCGGCGGACCGCGCGCAGCTGGAGCCCGGCATGGTCGTCATCGAGGCCAACCGCAAGAAGGTGGAGAACGCGGACGCCCTGGCCCGCATCATCAAGGGCGCCGCGTCCGGGAGCACCTTGCTGTTGCGCGTGACGGCGCCGGGTGGGGCTCGCAACCTGCGCGCCCTGCGGGTGCCGTGA
- a CDS encoding glycoside hydrolase family 57 protein, whose amino-acid sequence MSLGSLALVLHAHLPFVRHPEHEDFLEEDWLYEAISETYLPLLQVFDGLAEDGVPFRLAMTLSPTLVSMLRDELLMSRYARRLDLLCELGAREAHRTRDDATFGPIARFYRDHFESLRRAFHDRYKRDLVSGFRRLQDAGYLDILTCNATHGFLPLMQQVPEAVRAQVTVAANHYRQHFGRDPAGIWLAECGYYPGLERLLASERIRYFFVDTHGLTDAVPRPLHGPYAPVFTEAGVAAYARDPESSQQVWSTEHGYPGDPDYREFYRDIGWDLDLDYIRPFIQPTGERKNTGFKYFRITGKTNDKRPYDPLAARERASVHAGNFLFNRQRQIEDLASRLGGREPVVVAPYDAELFGHWWFEGPQFLDFLIRKVAYDQTTFRLVTPLDDLREHPENQVATPPLSSWGAGGYANMWLDGSNDWIYRHLNHCAKQMVELARDFPDAGELQRRALNQAARELLLAQSSDWAFIMKTGTMVEYAQRRTREHILRFQRLHEQLRGGSLDEGWLTHVEGRDNLYPELDYRLYLPA is encoded by the coding sequence ATGAGTCTGGGCTCCCTCGCGCTGGTGCTCCACGCGCACCTTCCCTTCGTCCGGCACCCCGAGCATGAGGACTTCCTCGAGGAGGACTGGCTCTACGAGGCCATCTCCGAGACGTACCTCCCGCTGCTCCAGGTCTTCGACGGACTGGCGGAGGACGGCGTCCCGTTCCGCCTGGCGATGACGCTGTCTCCAACGCTCGTCTCCATGCTGCGCGACGAGCTGCTGATGAGCCGCTACGCACGGCGGCTGGACCTGCTCTGCGAACTGGGCGCGCGAGAGGCGCACCGGACGCGAGACGACGCCACCTTCGGCCCCATTGCCCGCTTCTACCGGGACCACTTCGAGTCTCTGCGCCGCGCGTTCCACGACCGCTACAAGCGCGACCTCGTCTCTGGGTTCCGGCGGCTCCAGGACGCGGGCTACCTGGACATCCTCACCTGCAACGCGACGCACGGTTTCCTGCCGTTGATGCAGCAGGTGCCCGAAGCCGTTCGCGCCCAGGTGACGGTGGCCGCGAATCACTACCGCCAGCACTTCGGCAGGGACCCGGCCGGTATCTGGCTCGCCGAGTGCGGCTACTACCCGGGCCTGGAGCGCCTGCTGGCCAGTGAGCGCATCCGTTACTTCTTCGTCGACACGCACGGCCTGACGGACGCCGTGCCCCGGCCCTTGCATGGCCCCTACGCACCCGTCTTCACCGAGGCGGGCGTCGCCGCGTATGCCCGAGACCCGGAGAGCAGCCAGCAGGTGTGGAGCACCGAGCACGGCTACCCGGGCGACCCGGACTACCGCGAGTTCTACCGGGACATCGGCTGGGACCTGGACCTGGACTACATTCGCCCGTTCATCCAGCCCACCGGCGAGCGCAAGAACACCGGCTTCAAGTACTTCCGCATCACCGGGAAGACGAACGACAAGCGCCCGTATGATCCGCTCGCTGCGCGTGAGCGGGCCTCGGTGCATGCGGGCAACTTCCTGTTCAACCGCCAACGGCAGATTGAAGACCTGGCCTCGCGCCTGGGTGGCCGGGAGCCCGTGGTCGTCGCGCCCTATGACGCCGAGCTCTTCGGCCACTGGTGGTTCGAGGGGCCCCAGTTCCTCGACTTCCTCATCCGCAAGGTCGCGTATGACCAGACGACGTTCCGGCTGGTGACGCCGTTGGATGACCTGCGGGAGCATCCGGAGAACCAGGTGGCGACGCCGCCGCTGTCCTCGTGGGGCGCGGGGGGCTACGCCAACATGTGGCTCGACGGGAGCAATGATTGGATCTACCGCCACCTCAACCACTGCGCGAAGCAGATGGTGGAGCTGGCGCGGGACTTCCCGGATGCCGGTGAGCTGCAACGTCGCGCGCTCAATCAGGCCGCCAGGGAGTTGTTGCTCGCCCAGTCCTCCGACTGGGCCTTCATCATGAAGACGGGCACCATGGTGGAGTACGCCCAGCGCCGCACGCGCGAGCACATCCTGCGCTTCCAGCGCCTGCACGAGCAGCTGCGCGGCGGCAGTCTGGACGAGGGCTGGCTCACCCACGTGGAAGGCCGGGACAACCTCTATCCAGAGCTGGACTACCGCCTCTATCTGCCTGCCTGA
- a CDS encoding DUF4912 domain-containing protein, whose amino-acid sequence MEDLKSVTVSYLRELARKHLGSGYSRMKKEELLAALAAYVPALAKLARLAGIRVPPKRSAAKPAASPARASAAKKAKAPTTDAAKAPRKSKTPTAAKPKTDGAQGQGRVSAPKRVAAKRASEKPGSKPTVKPAKVVTFPPKPRVERAREPVTPVMPSVTRPPVPAPEPVPQSVTRPAPVQKPAEPVVEGFFVARVAGEEEARSHHLVESVPVPPPASADTERLGELPEGYQDDAVLLLPRDPHTLFVSWDFSLGALLRARDALEAPRPVLRVFGDEQLERELDFAVEAPGFYIHGLPAGRTYRVEAHFAGRDGRSRRIGASSNRVTLPPAGVSTDLTVRFLRVPPLEAALPAAVVEAPPPEEEREYVSWRRVNLPGSGGVLDVPEVHRQRRGGDMTEAHLEGPARAPGASDQRYVESVERVPGASDQRYVDSVGRAAGASDQRYQSDAAQRNAREVRGPVTAPVSRYLETLGRAPGASDMRHAEGDAREAGRGQGSRAYLEVKGVPGASDLRYAEGGAARQAGSDTSPHRYLDVKGIPGASDLRYSEGGTAVPTGSGTSPHRYLDVKGIPGASELRYAEGGATRAPVSGASPYRYLDVRGIPGASDLRYAEGAATSHQHHLDVRRILGASDMRYLESPPRAPGASEQRYLAPPPQRAGASDLRYLDAPERASGASERRYLEPSQPQPGASDRRHLDSPRQGTGASGRGFLEAPTQPSGASDSQHADASSARTETGTTAKDARGSGTQPPAVEENHRDFEAPPRSSRATVPGSDAQAQGDAGAEENHRYFEVPRSRAEGAPHHRTAAPSSFEARDGHATPDAAEPPPQKPPSDDGRS is encoded by the coding sequence ATGGAAGACCTCAAGAGCGTGACGGTCAGCTACCTCAGGGAGTTGGCACGGAAGCACCTGGGGAGCGGCTACAGCCGGATGAAAAAAGAGGAGCTGCTCGCAGCTCTGGCCGCCTACGTCCCCGCCCTGGCGAAGCTCGCCCGGTTGGCAGGCATCCGCGTGCCTCCCAAGCGTTCGGCCGCGAAACCCGCAGCGTCTCCTGCCCGGGCCTCCGCCGCCAAGAAGGCCAAGGCGCCCACCACTGACGCCGCGAAGGCGCCCCGGAAGTCGAAGACCCCGACCGCCGCGAAGCCCAAGACCGACGGCGCGCAAGGCCAGGGGAGGGTGTCCGCGCCCAAGCGGGTGGCCGCCAAGCGGGCCTCCGAGAAGCCCGGGAGCAAGCCGACCGTCAAACCCGCGAAGGTGGTCACGTTCCCGCCCAAGCCCCGAGTGGAACGGGCGCGTGAGCCGGTGACGCCCGTCATGCCTTCCGTCACGAGGCCGCCCGTTCCCGCGCCGGAACCGGTGCCGCAATCCGTCACGCGGCCCGCGCCCGTGCAAAAGCCCGCGGAGCCCGTGGTGGAGGGCTTCTTCGTGGCGCGCGTGGCTGGCGAGGAGGAGGCGCGTAGCCACCACCTGGTGGAAAGCGTGCCTGTTCCGCCTCCGGCCTCCGCGGATACCGAAAGATTGGGTGAGCTGCCGGAGGGGTATCAGGACGACGCCGTCCTCCTGTTGCCCAGGGACCCGCACACGCTCTTCGTGTCCTGGGACTTCAGTCTGGGGGCCCTGCTGCGCGCGCGGGATGCACTGGAGGCGCCGCGTCCCGTGCTTCGTGTGTTCGGTGATGAACAGCTGGAGCGGGAGTTGGACTTCGCGGTGGAGGCTCCCGGCTTCTACATCCACGGGTTGCCGGCGGGGCGGACGTATCGCGTGGAGGCGCACTTCGCCGGTCGTGATGGGCGGAGCCGCCGCATCGGTGCTTCGAGCAACCGCGTGACGCTGCCTCCCGCGGGTGTCTCCACGGATTTGACGGTGCGTTTCCTTCGGGTTCCTCCGCTTGAGGCGGCGCTGCCCGCGGCGGTCGTGGAAGCGCCGCCGCCGGAAGAGGAGCGCGAGTACGTGTCGTGGCGCCGGGTGAACCTGCCTGGCAGTGGCGGCGTGCTGGATGTGCCGGAAGTCCACAGACAGCGTCGTGGCGGTGACATGACGGAGGCGCACCTGGAGGGCCCCGCGCGAGCGCCGGGCGCTTCGGACCAGCGGTACGTGGAGTCGGTGGAACGCGTGCCTGGGGCTTCGGACCAACGGTACGTGGACTCGGTGGGGCGAGCGGCGGGGGCTTCGGACCAGCGCTATCAGTCGGACGCGGCGCAGCGGAATGCGCGCGAGGTGCGTGGCCCCGTGACGGCTCCCGTGTCGCGCTACCTGGAGACCCTGGGCCGTGCACCGGGGGCTTCGGATATGCGTCATGCGGAAGGGGACGCTCGCGAGGCGGGGAGGGGGCAAGGGTCCCGTGCGTATCTGGAGGTGAAGGGCGTCCCGGGCGCATCGGACCTGCGCTACGCGGAAGGCGGCGCGGCACGCCAGGCAGGCAGTGACACGTCACCGCACCGCTACCTGGACGTGAAGGGCATCCCGGGCGCATCAGACCTGCGCTACTCGGAAGGCGGCACGGCTGTCCCTACGGGCAGTGGCACGTCGCCTCATCGATACCTGGACGTGAAGGGCATCCCGGGCGCATCAGAGCTGCGCTACGCGGAAGGCGGTGCGACGCGCGCGCCGGTCAGCGGCGCTTCGCCTTATCGCTATCTCGATGTGAGGGGCATTCCGGGTGCATCGGACCTCCGCTATGCGGAAGGTGCGGCGACTTCGCATCAGCATCACCTGGACGTAAGGCGCATTCTGGGAGCGTCGGACATGCGCTACCTGGAGTCGCCGCCCCGCGCGCCGGGTGCATCGGAGCAACGCTACCTGGCGCCACCTCCACAGCGGGCAGGCGCCTCGGATCTTCGTTACCTGGATGCCCCGGAACGGGCGTCGGGTGCCTCGGAGCGTCGCTACCTGGAGCCATCGCAGCCGCAGCCGGGCGCATCGGATCGCCGCCACCTGGATTCTCCTCGGCAGGGGACAGGCGCCTCGGGTCGTGGCTTCCTCGAGGCTCCGACTCAACCGTCGGGCGCTTCCGACAGCCAGCACGCGGACGCGTCGTCAGCACGCACAGAAACCGGAACCACCGCCAAGGATGCTCGCGGCTCCGGTACTCAACCCCCTGCGGTCGAGGAGAACCACCGCGACTTCGAGGCTCCTCCACGTTCATCCCGCGCCACGGTTCCGGGCAGCGACGCCCAGGCGCAGGGAGACGCCGGCGCGGAGGAGAACCACCGCTACTTCGAAGTGCCCCGGTCCCGAGCGGAAGGCGCGCCACATCACCGCACGGCGGCTCCTTCCTCCTTCGAGGCCCGCGACGGCCATGCCACCCCCGACGCGGCCGAGCCACCTCCCCAGAAGCCGCCTTCGGACGACGGCCGCTCCTGA
- a CDS encoding glycosyltransferase family 4 protein — MPDRFSVVVLSAKTPDHSHIEKYQGARLLRVPVGSGDLASRIQAFERAVRRQLESEDYALAHFTDPFGGYALCELKGDYGYRLIYEAQTFPSQELRYTHPQTEGDRRFLSKIRRQELFCLMNADLVVTGSETTRAYIQSLGASEEQVRVLPAPVDLQPFTPEVLGAPDGEPLRMMYLGSQVGWQGLSTLLRAVEVAARKEEVRLTVVGARHADWQPHMDDLVKELGLGDRVEFQPPVHHDDLAKVLALADVGVLPMDDVERNRVQGGPLAKVSEYCAAGRPIIAADLPVTRELIPAGAGVFFPPGDSQALADRIIELARDVKRRMELGQVARAHAEAALDAGLIRGKLLDLYDSLLEKRSEPVSTTSEDNLPAPTTVTGTPTNRLAALLPPEPAPTAAPVSKKAPEPRKDKDAPATGRAREDLPLVMGQVLEEGLDTRLIKTELETNPIEPPVVMGAPLRERFAAAADAATSTVRESEASASSVAGKDATPEGSAHDASDDDDSESALPIVQATEVEDADAPPSPTPIVKAPAPSAQASSTVSDDTSEHAATTPVVKAPSSSGRFSSVQSDDDSEASGKTPIVKAPSSSGRLPSVLNEDGSEASATTPVVKVPPPPGRSPSPVGADSSETSSATPIIKAPAALNRTDAGTSEPAGDSAEAPAPTPVVRSPVIGARYEPPSHTPVVRSPFETERDETSSATPVVRSPYDRQRDEPPAPTPIIRVPTELLQELIPTRSSSSRGPNSSSRPEEHPTPTPIVPAPSSLSSRSISARMETPVGRMTALTPQPRSTNTERPPPISRPGASEAERLPPIRGGASTSTPERPPPTLRQSTSTPEADQPPALPPRAAAPPPVPRQRPPRLQSVDGPPRLEPVSPQALKASASVPVPSGEDEEPEEISEDEAQSIDEGDDDSLSRARPQPEEPDEISSDEVEEAEISVSSAAQLIESDDDLEEADADVAPEPHDEGPAPEPVPSTLNPWFAQLAHGYCPPDGIRFDRHTPPTTFPGRDEPTNPAHPAPSGRSEVVVRGKSS; from the coding sequence TTGCCGGACCGCTTCTCCGTGGTGGTGCTGTCGGCGAAGACGCCTGACCACTCCCACATCGAGAAGTACCAGGGCGCCCGGCTGCTGCGCGTCCCGGTAGGCTCGGGGGACCTGGCCTCACGCATCCAGGCCTTCGAGCGGGCCGTGCGCCGGCAGCTCGAAAGCGAGGACTACGCGCTCGCCCACTTCACGGACCCCTTCGGCGGATATGCGTTGTGCGAGCTGAAGGGAGACTACGGGTACCGGCTCATCTACGAGGCCCAGACGTTCCCCTCGCAGGAGCTGCGGTACACCCACCCGCAGACGGAGGGGGACCGGCGCTTCCTGTCGAAGATTCGCAGGCAGGAGCTGTTCTGCCTGATGAACGCGGACCTCGTCGTCACTGGCTCGGAGACGACGCGCGCGTACATCCAGTCGCTCGGCGCCAGTGAGGAGCAGGTCCGGGTGCTGCCCGCGCCGGTGGACCTCCAGCCCTTCACGCCCGAGGTGCTGGGCGCCCCGGACGGAGAACCGCTCCGGATGATGTACCTGGGCAGCCAGGTGGGGTGGCAGGGCCTGTCCACGCTGCTGCGCGCGGTGGAGGTGGCGGCCCGGAAGGAAGAGGTGCGCCTCACGGTGGTGGGCGCGCGCCACGCGGACTGGCAGCCGCACATGGATGACCTGGTGAAGGAGCTGGGCCTGGGCGACCGGGTGGAGTTCCAACCCCCGGTGCACCACGACGACCTGGCCAAGGTGCTCGCGCTCGCGGACGTGGGTGTGCTGCCCATGGATGACGTGGAGCGCAATCGCGTTCAGGGCGGACCGCTGGCGAAGGTGTCGGAGTACTGCGCCGCGGGCCGCCCCATCATCGCGGCGGACCTGCCCGTGACGCGGGAGCTCATCCCGGCTGGCGCAGGCGTCTTCTTCCCTCCGGGCGACAGCCAGGCCTTGGCCGACCGCATCATCGAGCTGGCGCGCGACGTGAAGCGCCGGATGGAGCTGGGCCAGGTGGCTCGGGCGCACGCGGAGGCGGCGCTCGACGCGGGGCTCATCCGCGGCAAGCTCCTGGACCTGTATGACTCGCTGCTGGAGAAGCGGTCGGAGCCAGTCTCCACCACGAGCGAGGACAACCTGCCCGCGCCCACCACGGTGACGGGAACGCCCACGAACCGGCTGGCGGCGCTGCTGCCCCCCGAGCCCGCCCCCACGGCGGCACCGGTCTCCAAGAAGGCGCCGGAGCCTCGGAAGGACAAGGACGCGCCTGCCACGGGGCGTGCGCGCGAAGACCTGCCGCTGGTCATGGGGCAGGTGCTCGAGGAGGGGCTCGACACGCGCCTCATCAAGACGGAGCTCGAGACGAATCCCATCGAGCCGCCCGTGGTGATGGGCGCGCCGCTGCGAGAGCGTTTCGCAGCGGCCGCCGATGCCGCGACCAGCACGGTCCGCGAGAGCGAGGCCTCCGCGTCCAGCGTGGCCGGCAAGGACGCGACGCCGGAAGGTTCCGCGCACGACGCGAGCGACGACGACGATTCTGAAAGCGCGCTTCCCATCGTGCAGGCAACAGAGGTCGAAGACGCGGACGCGCCCCCGTCGCCGACGCCCATCGTCAAGGCGCCGGCTCCGTCTGCGCAGGCCTCTTCGACGGTGAGCGACGATACGAGTGAGCACGCGGCGACGACGCCCGTCGTGAAAGCGCCCTCCTCATCGGGCCGGTTCTCCTCCGTGCAGAGTGACGACGACAGCGAAGCCTCGGGGAAGACGCCCATTGTCAAGGCGCCATCGTCTTCAGGCCGACTGCCGTCGGTGCTGAACGAGGACGGAAGCGAAGCCTCGGCGACGACGCCCGTCGTCAAGGTCCCCCCACCTCCGGGCCGGTCTCCTTCGCCCGTGGGCGCGGATTCCAGCGAAACCTCATCAGCGACGCCCATCATCAAGGCGCCCGCCGCGCTGAACCGGACGGACGCGGGCACCAGCGAACCTGCCGGGGACTCTGCTGAAGCCCCCGCGCCGACCCCGGTCGTCCGCAGCCCCGTCATCGGAGCGCGTTACGAGCCGCCCTCGCACACGCCGGTGGTGCGCTCGCCCTTCGAGACGGAACGGGATGAGACCTCCTCCGCCACGCCCGTGGTGCGCTCGCCCTACGACCGCCAGCGGGACGAGCCACCCGCGCCGACGCCCATCATCCGCGTGCCCACCGAACTGCTCCAGGAGCTCATCCCCACGCGCTCATCCAGCAGCCGTGGCCCCAATTCCTCAAGCCGGCCCGAAGAGCACCCCACCCCCACGCCCATCGTCCCCGCGCCCTCCTCGCTGTCGAGCCGGAGCATCTCCGCACGCATGGAGACGCCCGTCGGACGGATGACGGCACTGACGCCACAACCGCGGTCCACGAACACGGAACGGCCGCCGCCCATCTCCCGCCCGGGTGCCTCCGAAGCAGAGCGCCTGCCGCCCATCCGGGGAGGCGCATCCACGAGCACACCGGAGCGCCCGCCTCCGACCCTCCGCCAGAGCACCTCGACGCCGGAAGCCGACCAGCCCCCCGCCCTGCCTCCGCGCGCGGCGGCGCCCCCGCCCGTTCCCCGGCAGCGTCCGCCCCGGCTCCAGTCCGTGGACGGTCCCCCCCGGCTCGAACCCGTCAGCCCGCAGGCGCTCAAGGCCTCAGCCTCGGTCCCCGTCCCCAGCGGCGAGGACGAAGAGCCCGAGGAAATCTCCGAGGACGAAGCCCAGTCCATCGACGAGGGCGACGACGACAGCCTCTCCCGCGCGCGGCCCCAGCCCGAGGAGCCGGACGAAATCAGCAGCGACGAGGTGGAGGAAGCGGAGATTTCCGTTAGCAGTGCAGCGCAGCTCATCGAATCGGACGACGATCTGGAGGAAGCCGACGCCGACGTGGCCCCCGAGCCCCACGACGAGGGCCCCGCCCCGGAGCCCGTCCCCTCGACGCTGAACCCGTGGTTCGCCCAGCTCGCGCACGGGTACTGCCCCCCCGACGGAATCCGCTTCGACCGGCACACGCCCCCTACGACGTTCCCCGGCCGCGACGAGCCCACGAACCCCGCCCACCCGGCCCCCTCAGGCCGTTCGGAAGTCGTCGTCCGCGGCAAGAGCTCGTGA